One region of Limnospira fusiformis SAG 85.79 genomic DNA includes:
- the darG gene encoding type II toxin-antitoxin system antitoxin DNA ADP-ribosyl glycohydrolase DarG, protein MIHFKQGNLLTEKADALVNTVNCVGVMGKGIALQFKQAFPENFRAYKTACDAKRIHPGQMFVVATDKLFPKYIINFPTKRHWKGKSKIEDIKAGLIALVEEVKRLEITSIAIPPLGCGNGGLDWAAVKPLIVQSFAEVPDIEVMIFEPTGAPVADQIPVATSTPKMTIGRALLIRLLELYGIPGYRLTKLEIQKLAYFLQVAGEPLRLRYVKHQFGPYADNLNHVLQKIEGHYIRGYGDRTETSAMYVLEKGRDAADRFLSAHPDTGARLQRVSDLIEGFETPYGLEMLATLHWVATEDPQAAIDCDRAIEKVQEWSDRKRHLFKPNHLRIAWERLDTQNWFDINSDDEIQ, encoded by the coding sequence ATGATTCACTTTAAGCAAGGCAACCTATTGACAGAAAAGGCTGATGCCCTGGTGAACACCGTTAACTGTGTCGGTGTCATGGGGAAGGGGATTGCTTTGCAATTTAAGCAGGCGTTCCCGGAAAATTTCCGAGCCTATAAAACAGCTTGTGATGCTAAGAGAATCCATCCGGGGCAGATGTTTGTAGTTGCTACGGATAAGCTATTCCCCAAATACATCATTAATTTCCCCACTAAGCGCCACTGGAAGGGAAAATCTAAAATAGAAGATATCAAAGCGGGATTAATTGCACTGGTTGAGGAAGTCAAACGGTTAGAAATTACCTCGATCGCAATTCCTCCTCTGGGATGCGGAAATGGGGGCTTAGATTGGGCGGCAGTTAAGCCTCTCATCGTTCAATCTTTTGCGGAAGTTCCCGATATTGAGGTGATGATTTTTGAACCGACTGGCGCACCGGTGGCGGACCAAATACCGGTGGCTACCTCTACCCCTAAAATGACCATCGGGCGTGCTTTATTGATTCGCTTGCTGGAATTGTACGGGATTCCTGGGTATCGCTTAACTAAGCTGGAAATTCAAAAACTCGCCTATTTTTTGCAAGTAGCTGGCGAACCGTTAAGACTGCGCTACGTCAAACATCAATTCGGACCTTATGCAGACAATCTTAATCATGTTTTGCAAAAGATTGAAGGTCATTACATTCGCGGATATGGCGATCGCACTGAAACTTCGGCAATGTATGTCTTAGAAAAGGGGCGTGACGCTGCCGATCGCTTTTTATCAGCACATCCCGATACGGGCGCGCGTCTGCAACGAGTCAGCGATTTAATTGAAGGATTTGAGACCCCTTACGGGCTGGAAATGTTGGCAACCCTTCACTGGGTGGCCACGGAAGATCCGCAAGCTGCCATCGATTGCGATCGCGCTATTGAAAAAGTACAGGAATGGAGCGATCGCAAGCGCCATCTATTTAAACCTAACCATCTGCGAATAGCTTGGGAACGCCTTGACACTCAGAACTGGTTTGATATCAATAGCGATGACGAAATCCAATAA